In Molothrus aeneus isolate 106 chromosome 4, BPBGC_Maene_1.0, whole genome shotgun sequence, the following are encoded in one genomic region:
- the LOC136555793 gene encoding INSYN2B protein-like has translation MVSREPVPGPAPAGEGGQEKAMTVRSVLLNRDSPDIESRLKRRRNRTQQVRFKDLVEAGAGRADSPGPAAGPGHNTPRASPPPRDPPEPAALRASRRSWPQAQPGSLTLPMPRKACMSTAIQTSPSLQKPFPAPQPRSKSVCDVAEDALPPAAASARCPAAAVPTVPGWAVPPRGPGGLPGHDRTAALAQHAKARRTPPPPPPRDPPPPYQGTAGCPAARCAPPVQSCTPEPCPPPPACAQLRGSPRGNQGVTPRPASVPCGQPRPPAEHRGLGRSDSERSLPCGRPPCQPSPQRRQPVPATDTHGPLRQPPQGTPPRDPPAPQHQLCAAIWGGPCCASPAPVPPAPPGWHGSDKTPATPGTCSRPRDAQAGHGWAGPEGPGEPPPTAPQGPSVGTRAEPPRHGQPRPAAEQPETLHHVQDLLQLVVVAKGPVGPPARAEDARTSQGEGPRGPGEQGDLHSQLQSLEGVLETSQQTIRVLLDVIQDLEKKEAQRDGRHSYRTGQDIANCGTCRDCACIIYSVEHDFRQQEGRFQRVLSHIEGDAGPSSPPTALGAAGVALGAAGTPSPPRQEPSPVSRLPAKLDVKKSRRKCFWFL, from the exons ATGGTCAGCCGTgagcccgtgcccggcccggcccccgccggCGAGGGCGGCCAGGAGAAAGCCATGACGGTGCGCTCGGTGCTGCTCAACCGCGACTCGCCCGACATCGAGAGCCGCCTCAAGCGCCGGCGCAACCGCACGCAGCAGGTCCGCTTCAAGGACTTGGTGGAggccggcgcggggcgggcggacAGCCCCGGGCCCGCGGCCGGTCCCGGCCACAACACCCCACGTGCCTCGCcgccccccagggacccccctgAGCCGGCGGCTCTCCGTGCCTCGCGGCGCAGCTGGCCCCAGGCGCAGCCGGGCTCGCTGACGCTGCCCATGCCCAGGAAGGCGTGCATGAGCACCGCCATCCAGACCTCCCCCAGCCTCCAGAAGCCCTTCCCggccccccagccccgcagcaAGAGCGTCTGCGATGTGGCGGAGGATGCGCTACCGCCCGCCGCGGCGAGCGCCCGGTGCCCGGCAGCGGCCGTGCCCACCGTGCCCGGCTGGGCCGTGCCCCCGCGGGGCCCCGGCGGCCTCCCCGGCCACGATCGCACCGCTGCCCTCGCCCAGCACGCCAAGGCGCGCCGCACCCCGCCGCCGCCaccacccagggacccccctcCCCCTTACCAGGGCACTGCCGGGTGCCCCGCTGCCCGCTGCGCCCCTCCGGTGCAAAGCTGCACCCCCGAGCCCTGCCCGCCACCCCCAGCCTGCGCCCAGCTCCGCGGGAGCCCCCGGGGCAACCAGGGGGTCACCCCACGCCCGGCCTCCGTGCCCTGCGGCCAGCCCCGGCCGCCCGCCGAGCACCGGGGGCTCGGCCGGAGCGACTCGGAGCGGAGCCTGCCCTGCGGCCGCCCCCCGTGCCAGCCCTCGCCGCAGCGGCGGCAGCCCGTCCCCGCCACGGACACCCACGGCCCCCTCCGGCAGCCACCTCAGGGCACCCCCCCGCGGGACCCCCCGGCcccccagcaccagctctgcgCTGCCATTTGGGGGGGACCCTGCTGCGCCTCGCCAGCCCCCGTCCCACCGGCACCACCGGGCTGGCACGGCTCGGACAAGACACCGGCCACCCCCGGCACCTGCAGCCGGCCCCGTGACGCCCAAGCCGGGCACGGCTGGGCAGGACCCGAGGGGCCCGGGGAGCCGCCGCCCACGGCCCCACAGGGCCCCAGCGTGGGGACACGAGCGGAGCCGCCCCGGCACGGCCAGCCCCGCCCTGCCGCTGAGCAGCCCGAGACGCTGCACCACGTCCAGGACCTTCTGCAGCTGGTGGTGGTGGCCAAGGGGCCCGTGGGACCACCAGCGAGGGCTGAGGACGCCCGGACATCTCAGGGAGAGGGCCCTCGGGGGCCCGGGGAGCAGGGGGACctgcattcccagctgcagTCCCTGGAAGGGGTGCTGGAGACCAGCCAGCAAACCATCCGGGTGCTGCTGGACGTCATCCAGGacctggagaagaaggaggCGCAGCGGGATGG GCGCCACTCATACCGGACCGGGCAGGACATCGCCAACTGCGGGACCTGCCGGGACTGTGCCTGCATCATCTACAG CGTGGAGCACGATTTCCGACAGCAGGAAGGTCGCTTCCAGCGGGTGCTGAGCCACATCGAGGGCGACGCGGGGCCGAGCTCCCCCCCGACGGCGCTGGGGGCGGCGGGGGTGGCGCTGGGGGCGGCGGGGACCCCCTCACCGCCCAGGCAGGAGCCGTCGCCCGTGTCGAGGCTGCCGGCAAAGTTGGACGTGAAGAAATCACGGCGCAAATGCTTCTGGTTCCTGTGA